In Mycoplasma sp. OR1901, the following are encoded in one genomic region:
- a CDS encoding deoxynucleoside kinase, producing MIIGISGMISGGKSTLTKKLKQHYENSLLLEEFEENDEVFNQFLEWLYSKKENLTMGFQAYVIENHTTKLNEIIDKFYQLGFSLKENHIFLDRFSIEHYIFASVILAQKGTNYLKGYDALFNNLIMERETPDLAIYLDMDYETFENRLFKRGREVEINHYSENIEYFKNLFSLYRDIFEKQAKKYNLNYVIIDTKNLNEEEVFDKTIEIIENYKTNNIKERVK from the coding sequence ATGATTATTGGAATCAGCGGAATGATAAGCGGTGGCAAAAGCACTCTAACAAAAAAATTAAAACAGCATTATGAAAATTCATTACTATTAGAGGAATTCGAAGAAAATGATGAAGTTTTTAATCAATTTTTAGAATGATTGTACTCTAAAAAAGAAAACTTAACAATGGGTTTTCAAGCTTATGTTATTGAAAATCACACAACAAAGTTAAACGAAATAATTGATAAGTTTTATCAATTAGGATTTTCTTTGAAAGAGAATCACATATTTTTAGATAGATTTAGTATTGAACATTATATTTTTGCATCAGTTATATTAGCGCAAAAAGGAACAAATTACTTAAAAGGGTATGACGCTTTGTTTAATAATTTAATTATGGAAAGAGAAACTCCTGATTTAGCAATTTATTTAGATATGGACTACGAAACTTTCGAGAATAGATTATTCAAAAGAGGTAGAGAAGTTGAAATAAATCACTATTCAGAAAATATTGAATATTTTAAAAATCTTTTTTCCTTATATAGAGACATTTTTGAAAAACAAGCTAAAAAATATAATTTAAACTATGTTATTATCGATACAAAAAATCTAAATGAAGAAGAAGTTTTTGATAAAACAATTGAAATAATTGAAAATTATAAGACTAATAATATAAAAGAAAGAGTTAAATAA
- a CDS encoding thymidine kinase: protein MFLKKPEGTLEVITGPMFSGKSAELLKRLKILEIAGVKTLVFKPKFDNRFSETMVVSRTGAKTNAIVIEKASEILDHWNSLVKSVAIDEINFVDDGIYEVIDFLVLKGVRVIISGLDMDFMRRPFGVTPNLLAIADYVTKLKAVCLVCKSDAAFSFRKESSDELNLIGDSEYEPRCRKCHILGEKEKNKR, encoded by the coding sequence ATGTTTTTAAAAAAACCTGAAGGAACTTTAGAAGTTATAACCGGACCAATGTTTTCTGGTAAGAGTGCTGAATTATTAAAAAGATTAAAAATACTAGAAATTGCAGGTGTAAAAACTTTAGTTTTCAAACCAAAGTTTGATAATAGATTTAGTGAAACTATGGTTGTTAGTAGAACTGGAGCAAAAACAAATGCTATTGTCATAGAAAAAGCTAGCGAAATTTTAGATCACTGAAATTCATTGGTTAAATCTGTTGCAATCGATGAAATAAATTTTGTTGATGATGGAATTTATGAAGTTATTGATTTTTTAGTATTAAAAGGTGTTAGAGTTATCATAAGTGGACTAGATATGGACTTCATGAGAAGACCGTTCGGAGTAACTCCAAACTTGCTTGCAATAGCCGATTATGTTACAAAACTTAAGGCCGTTTGTTTAGTTTGTAAGTCAGATGCTGCATTTTCTTTCAGAAAAGAAAGCAGTGATGAGTTAAACTTAATTGGTGATTCGGAGTATGAACCAAGATGCAGAAAGTGCCATATTTTAGGCGAAAAAGAAAAAAATAAGAGATAA